Proteins encoded in a region of the Zea mays cultivar B73 chromosome 2, Zm-B73-REFERENCE-NAM-5.0, whole genome shotgun sequence genome:
- the LOC103649249 gene encoding uncharacterized protein — MPRSPSPSPSPSPSPERRQNQHQPARRRAAAASSQMLLLHHHHRGGGGRSPSPPPRRSLRPRRAAAPSSRPLVDDFFPFPSSPSSSPSRPRQRGLSPEPSSSDSGCDGGAAGSSVSDRRRRKLKLVVKLSQLPPDQNHRRAPLPPQYSDGSDGADDLAGDGSGDEEQVKPPKKRRIEPRADRSRHREVVAGGRSDPASAPRTKRSSVPGTARTTPLPDRKALEMILEKLQKKDTYGVFAEPVDPEELPDYHDVIEHPMDFSTVRKKLARNAYRSFEQFEDDVFLICSNAMQYNAPDTIYFRQAHSIQELARKKFQELRDEGIPTENPIKSEQKSRPNFCSGEQVKKPVLRYLDDDLDFLSRKDQDKRSNSNNVNDDMSFNGHVKKTLSKNAPDQSCLLQKERINKPISRNSEDNLSSSFHKKQRKKLISRHSEDDLNCPSGRDRARKVISKNSENDENSPFHKHQVKKSAPQRSIDGLSFQEKHIKKPIDGNGEDPGFSSCKRRIEDPFCTNVEDASFSSTKRLSEKPMSEKPISINKEEDLDHCHQESSKKPSCRVEQDDHGYSCDEEAVKKPGCMDSHDAQGSDISAATIASVGDGSNGLSMPQPNNSEPTGCTVANGVIDKDISSPLDEIRSEKTDDILAKPSYKTIVVDENRRKTYDASEGQSPMESDPVFDVFSAEPKELVNVGLDAEHSYAYARSLARFAGSFGAQGWRIASDRIRQALPADVKYGRGWVGEYEPPLLPILVVNDQPRYLKSSETNRQRNASLPRDNERLRSTETNNPKDMRRMTTDNNVVGVPGQLDSPEFKPRLFGVSNELQHRSTGTLSLHENHRVSGNVAKTKRTTNEKTRKGTSSSSARPREMQLQKGASSGALDNLASNKMAGQPRPFLQPPESNRTQPMRKIDSSKNKIPIEMAPQQVECAKGAASGVHDTPLSDGQPKHFFQSQAAASSGVHDMHSSNGQPKHYFQSQAAASSDMHAMPSSNGQPKHYFKSHAAVSSVVHDMPSSNGQPKQIFQSQAVASSGGHDMPSNGQSKPLFQSQEATILQPKNEATWVYHGRPGDGKVGTSNKSRPSTSIGFINKNHQSVNAATFAMNLNGQKIVSDHAKSAGTTAMPVQVNIPNRGLDAPRNMFSAFPAAVRENHSIPPAPMAQSWISFGATTENKPTIVSPTSLDNNCGWKMPFANVQPSDDTKINAVPQLFRHPVQVARENSVQSKGLVIFPQLVQPDFARSQGQPQWQGLVPHMQQKPGKDVLRPDLNIGFPSPRSPPARQSSGINLEAQQPDLALQL, encoded by the exons ATGCCGCGGTCGCCGTCACCATCGCCGTCGCCATCCCCATCGCCGGAGAGGCGCCAGAACCAGCACCAGCCCGCGCGCCGGAGGGCCGCCGCCGCCTCGTCCCAGATGCTGctgctccaccaccaccaccgcggcggcggcggccgctcgccgtcgccgccgccccgccgctcgctccgcccgcgccgcgccgccgccccctCCTCCCGCCCGCTCGTCGACGACTTCTTCCCCTTCCCCTCCTCGCCGTCCTCCTCACCCTCTCGCCCCCGCCAGCGGGGGCTGTCGCCGGAGCCGTCCAGCTCCGACTCCGGATGCGACGGTGGCGCCGCCGGCTCCTCGGTCTCCGACCGGCGCCGGCGCAAGCTCAAGCTCGTCGTCAAGCTCTCTCAGCTGCCCCCGGACCAGAATCACCGCCGGGCCCCACTCCCCCCACAGTACTCTGACGGCTCCGACGGGGCTGATGACCTGGCCGGGGACGGAAGCGGCGACGAGGAGCAGGTCAAGCCGCCCAAGAAGCGCCGGATCGAGCCGCGCGCCGACAGATCTCGCCATCGCGAG GTTGTTGCTGGTGGTAGGAGCGACCCCGCGAGCGCGCCGCGGACGAAGCGGTCTTCGGTGCCAG GGACAGCGAGGACGACGCCACTGCCGGACCGGAAGGCGCTGGAGATGATTCTCGAGAAACTTCAAAA GAAGGATACATATGGAGTGTTTGCGGAGCCTGTGGATCCAGAGGAG CTGCCTGATTACCACGATGTGATTGAGCACCCAATGGACTTCAGCACCGTCAGGAAGAAGCTTGCCAGGAATGCATATCGCTCGTTCGAGCAATTTGAG GATGATGTATTCTTAATTTGCAGCAACGCGATGCAGTACAATGCACCTGATACAATTTATTTCAGACAG GCTCATTCCATACAAGAGCTGGCAAGAAAGAAGTTTCAGGAACTGAGGGATGAAGGCATACCTACAGAAAATCCGATAAAGAGTGAACAGAAAAGTAGACCAAATTTCTGCAGTGGAGAACAGGTTAAAAAACCTGTTTTGAGGTATCTGGATGATGATCTAGACTTCCTGTCCCGCAAAGATCAAGATAAAAGATCCAATTCAAATAATGTGAATGATGACATGAGCTTCAACGGTCATGTTAAGAAAACCTTGTCCAAGAATGCACCGGATCAAAGTTGCTTATTACAGAAAGAGCGGATTAATAAACCCATCTCCAGAAATTCAGAGGACAATTTAAGTTCCTCATTCCACAAAAAGCAGCGTAAGAAACTGATCTCCAGACATTCGGAGGACGACCTGAACTGCCCATCTGGCAGAGACCGAGCTAGGAAAGTCATTTCAAAAAATTCAGAAAATGATGAAAACTCCCCTTTCCACAAACATCAAGTCAAGAAGTCAGCTCCGCAGAGATCAATCGATGGTCTCTCATTCCAGGAAAAGCACATTAAGAAGCCAATTGATGGAAATGGAGAAGATCCAGGTTTTTCATCCTGCAAAAGACGCATCGAGGATCCCTTTTGCACAAATGTTGAAGATGCAAGCTTCTCATCTACGAAAAGGCTGTCTGAGAAGCCCATGTCTGAGAAGCCCATCAGTATAAACAAAGAAGAGGACCTTGACCATTGCCACCAGGAATCATCTAAGAAACCTAGTTGCAGAGTTGAGCAAGATGATCATGGTTACTCATGTGATGAAGAGGCTGTTAAAAAGCCGGGTTGTATGGATAGCCACGATGCCCAAGGTTCAGATATCTCTGCTGCAACTATTGCTTCTGTTGGAGATGGCTCTAATGGTTTAAGCATGCCACAGCCTAATAATTCTGAACCTACTGGTTGTACTGTCGCCAATGGGGTTATAGACAAAGATATCAGCTCTCCACTAGATGAAATAAGATCTGAGAAGACTGACGATATTTTGG CCAAGCCTAGCTACAAGACAATTGTGGTAGATGAGAACAGACGGAAAACTTATGATGCATCTGAAGGACAGTCTCCAATGGAATCTGATCCAGTTTTTGATGTTTTCTCTGCGGAACCAAAAGAGCTCGTGAAT GTTGGCCTTGATGCTGAACACTCATATGCATATGCAAGGAGTCTGGCTCGTTTTGCTGGTTCATTTGGCGCTCAAGGCTGGAGAATTGCTTCTGACCGCATTCGGCAAGCATTACCTGCTGATGTAAAGTATGGTCGTGGTTGGGTTGGAGAATATGAGCCCCCATTACTGCCTATTCTTGTTGTGAATGATCAACCTAGATACCTGAAGAGCTCTGAGACAAATAGACAAAGGAATGCTTCTCTGCCTAGGGATAATGAAAGGCTCAGATCAACAGAAACAAATAATCCGAAGGATATGAGACGGATGACCACTGACAACAATGTAGTTGGAGTGCCTGGACAATTAGACAGTCCAGAATTTAAGCCAAGATTATTTGGTGTTTCCAATGAGCTTCAACACAGGAGCACAGGCACATTATCACTGCATGAGAACCATAGAGTATCTGGTAATGTTGCGAAAACCAAAAGAACAACCAATGAGAAAACGAGAAAAGGCACTTCATCTTCCAGTGCCCGACCTCGTGAAATGCAGCTACAGAAAGGAGCTTCTTCTGGTGCACTTGATAACCTTGCCTCAAACAAAATGGCTGGCCAGCCTAGACCGTTTTTGCaaccaccagaatcaaatagaacccAGCCAATGAGAAAAATTGACTCATCAAAAAACAAAATTCCAATTGAAATGGCACCACAGCAAGTTGAGTGTGCAAAAGGTGCTGCTTCTGGTGTGCATGACACTCCTTTGTCAGATGGGCAGCCTAAACACTTCTTCCAGTCACAAGCAGCAGCTTCCTCTGGTGTGCATGATATGCATTCCTCTAATGGGCAGCCTAAACACTACTTCCAGTCACAAGCAGCAGCTTCCTCTGATATGCATGCTATGCCTTCCTCAAATGGGCAGCCTAAACACTACTTCAAGTCACACGCAgcagtttcctctgtcgtgcatgATATGCCTTCCTCCAATGGGCAGCCTAAACAAATTTTCCAGTCACAAGCAGTAGCTTCTTCTGGTGGGCATGATATGCCCTCAAATGGGCAGTCTAAACCCTTGTTCCAGTCCCAAGAAGCAACTATACTACAGCCCAAAAATGAAGCAACGTGGGTGTACCATGGACGACCTGGTGATGGAAAGGTTGGAACATCAAACAAAAGCAGACCATCGACCAGTATTGGGTTCATCAATAAAAATCATCAATCAGTAAATGCTGCAACTTTTGCCATGAATTTGAATGGACAGAAGATTGTCAGTGACCATGCAAAATCAGCAGGCACAACTGCAATGCCTGTCCAGGTAAATATACCAAACAGAGGTCTTGATGCTCCTCGGAACATGTTCTCAGCATTTCCAGCTGCTGTTAGGGAGAACCATAGCATTCCACCAGCTCCAATGGCTCAATCTTGGATTTCATTTGGTGCTACTACAGAGAACAAACCAACCATTGTCAGCCCAACTTCCCTTGACAATAATTGTGGCTGGAAAATGCCATTTGCTAACGTCCAACCTTCTGATGATACCAAAATAAATGCCGTTCCTCAGTTATTTAGGCATCCTGTCCAGGTAGCTAGAGAGAACTCGGTTCAAAGCAAGGGTTTGGTAATATTTCCCCAGTTGGTGCAGCCAGATTTCGCGAGATCACAAGGGCAACCACAGTGGCAGGGGCTGGTTCCCCACATGCAACAGAAGCCAGGCAAGGATGTACTCCGCCCGGACTTGAACATCGGGTTCCCATCTCCACGTTCACCACCAGCCCGACAATCGTCTGGCATCAATTTGGAAGCACAGCAGCCAGACCTTGCTTTGCAGTTATGA
- the LOC103647707 gene encoding uncharacterized protein isoform X2 → MEGLTLIDVSVEDDLLFDIASPPHAGSLVGAVATSSGAFPSAAGRAPDPDSVMEEQALPERTDSPEQRKAKKGVNLRKSLAWDSAFFTSEGVLDTEELAIVNSTFRKTQGSRLPGIVEEMSRSGESATSTLESESWVMESVETELFDNVRASIQRSLGKPDKVPGRPVAGSNHPKATANVPRVAVAARKGVDRMPQPKIRAPVSTSQGAGVRQRAQVTTKEPVAARVNLLGAAEAKISSKPPRALPRVAMMRSSTTTAVTSGVSDKRSSTGGAANRQAAGKTASTSAGLRSGGGTKSSSISKSGPFTSAATSHGVSMDTKPEAKTKSATLSNKNRTAQRVPVHPPSKSGISKTIPSRSSGNTIPAKGHADRASPSISPSSSMDSMSSVISGASTASTVGRMSHTSESLNGLSPSLRKSNDCPPTPKLRPPVVTEGHSSGTAAPGVNLKATSEMTNQRKGFKPSGLRRPTPKIGYFDAEKYIDQNIGAQLQPQPSKVQCLPDTTQFQSMNVDAAPATYVQQDSKLTATPHEESCASESKVVKLLPLKVEVEPFKVAEPCTHQTDPVVVRPEAVQQQSMEIQCLLYATPNSQQTFGQQVLEPIVAPHEVSACKSNTVKTPLETVQMEVEAPLEAVQLEAEAFKVDKPEACRHLDKFCDQNARALVAEREDCTLMTEAVVALATDYSKENIPVLHENIQANVDASSLVEVLTQKLSSISLGEDNSNVALRSCSE, encoded by the exons ATGGAGGGGCTCACCCTCATCGACGTCTCCGTCGAGGACGATCTTCTTttcgacatcgcctcaccgccccACGCAG GGTCTCTGGTGGGCGCCGTGGCGACTTCCTCTGGCGCTTTTCCGTCGGCGGCGGGACGGGCTCCGGATCCGGACAGTGTGATGGAGGAGCAGGCGCTCCCCGAGCGGACGGACTCCCCGGAACAGCGGAAGGCCAAGAAGGGGGTGAACCTGCGCAAGAGCTTGGCTTGGGACAGCGCTTTTTTTACAAGTGAAG GTGTTCTCGACACTGAGGAATTGGCCATTGTAAACAGCACCTTCCGTAAGACGCAGGGTTCCAGGTTGCCTGGAATCGTGGAGGAAATGAGTAGATCGGGGGAATCAGCAACCTCAACTCTGGAAAGTGAATCCTGGGTGATGGAGAGCGTTGAGACTGAACTATTTGACAATGTCCGTGCTTCGATCCAGAGGTCTCTTGGCAAACCTGATAAAGTTCCAGGTCGGCCTGTTGCTGGCTCAAACCACCCAAAGGCCACAGCAAATGTACCTCGTGTTGCAGTTGCAG CTAGAAAAGGTGTTGATCGGATGCCCCAGCCAAAG ATAAGGGCCCCTGTTTCAACAAGCCAAGGAGCCGGTGTCAGACAAAGGGCCCAAGTCACCACCAAAGAGCCTGTGGCTGCACGAGTT AATTTACTAGGAGCTGCAGAAGCAAAGATATCCTCAAAACCTCCTAGAGCTTTGCCAAGAGTTGCTATGATGAGGTCATCAACTACCACAGCTGTCACCTCTGGGGTTTCAGACAAAAGAAGCAGCACTG GGGGTGCTGCCAACAGGCAGGCAGCTGGTAAAACTGCCAGTACTTCAGCTGGCCTGAGATCTGGCGGGGGTACAAAGTCTAGTTCAATCTCAAAATCAGGTCCCTTCACATCAGCAGCAACTTCTCATGGTGTGTCAATGGACACTAAGCCGGAAGCAAAAACCAAATCAGCAACCTTAAGCAACAAAAATAGGACTGCCCAGAGGGTCCCTGTTCATCCGCCATCAAAATCTGGTATCAGCAAAACTATTCCCTCAAGATCATCAGGGAACACGATTCCAGCTAAGGGCCATGCTGACCGTGCATCACCAAGCATTTCACCTAGCAGCTCCATGGACAGCATGAGCTCTGTCATATCTGGGGCTTCAACTGCTTCCACCGTAGGGAGGATGAGCCATACATCTGAGAGTTTAAATGGACTGTCCCCCTCCCTCAGGAAGAGCAATGACTGCCCTCCAACTCCAAAGCTTAGGCCTCCTGTTGTCACAGAGGGTCATTCATCTGGAACAGCAGCACCTGGAGTTAATTTAAAAGCTACTTCTGAAATGACCAACCAGAGAAAAGGTTTTAAGCCATCTGGGCTTCGGAGGCCCACACCCAAGATTGGTTATTTTGATGCT GAGAAATACATTGACCAAAACATCGGTGCACAGCTACAACCACAACCTTCAAAGGTCCAGTGTCTACCTGACACAACACAATTTCAGAGCATGAATGTGGATGCCGCACCAGCTACCTACGTCCAACAGGATTCAAAACTGACAGCAACACCTCATGAGGAAAGTTGTGCTTCCGAAAGTAAGGTCGTGAAGCTGCTGCCTCTTAAGGTGGAAGTAGAGCCTTTTAAGGTGGCGGAACCATGCACGCACCAGACTGATCCAGTTGtggtcagacccgaagca GTGCAACAGCAATCCATGGAGATCCAGTGCTTGCTATATGCCACACCAAACTCTCAGCAAACCTTTGGTCAACAAGTATTAGAACCTATAGTAGCACCTCATGAGGTTAGTGCTTGCAAAAGTAACACAGTAAAGACGCCTTTGGAAACTGTGCAAATGGAAGTAGAAGCGCCTCTAGAAGCAGTGCAATTGGAAGCAGAAGCTTTTAAGGTGGACAAACCTGAAGCGTGCAGACACCTG GACAAATTCTGTGATcaaaatgctagagctcttgtcgcTGAACGTGAAGATTGCACGCTCATGACTGAGGCAGTGGTGGCACTGGCTACAGACTATTCAAAAGAGAACATTCCGGTTTTGCATGAGAATATACAAGCTAATGTGGATGCGAGTTCATTAGTTGAGGTGCTGACCCAGAAGTTATCCTCCATTTCTCTTGGGGAGGATAACTCTAACGTGGCTCTCAGGTCCTGCAGTGAATGA
- the LOC103647707 gene encoding uncharacterized protein isoform X1, translated as MEGLTLIDVSVEDDLLFDIASPPHAGSLVGAVATSSGAFPSAAGRAPDPDSVMEEQALPERTDSPEQRKAKKGVNLRKSLAWDSAFFTSEGVLDTEELAIVNSTFRKTQGSRLPGIVEEMSRSGESATSTLESESWVMESVETELFDNVRASIQRSLGKPDKVPGRPVAGSNHPKATANVPRVAVAARKGVDRMPQPKIRAPVSTSQGAGVRQRAQVTTKEPVAARVNLLGAAEAKISSKPPRALPRVAMMRSSTTTAVTSGVSDKRSSTGGAANRQAAGKTASTSAGLRSGGGTKSSSISKSGPFTSAATSHGVSMDTKPEAKTKSATLSNKNRTAQRVPVHPPSKSGISKTIPSRSSGNTIPAKGHADRASPSISPSSSMDSMSSVISGASTASTVGRMSHTSESLNGLSPSLRKSNDCPPTPKLRPPVVTEGHSSGTAAPGVNLKATSEMTNQRKGFKPSGLRRPTPKIGYFDAEKYIDQNIGAQLQPQPSKVQCLPDTTQFQSMNVDAAPATYVQQDSKLTATPHEESCASESKVVKLLPLKVEVEPFKVAEPCTHQTDPVVVRPEAVQQQSMEIQCLLYATPNSQQTFGQQVLEPIVAPHEVSACKSNTVKTPLETVQMEVEAPLEAVQLEAEAFKVDKPEACRHLVSPIVVKLEDKFCDQNARALVAEREDCTLMTEAVVALATDYSKENIPVLHENIQANVDASSLVEVLTQKLSSISLGEDNSNVALRSCSE; from the exons ATGGAGGGGCTCACCCTCATCGACGTCTCCGTCGAGGACGATCTTCTTttcgacatcgcctcaccgccccACGCAG GGTCTCTGGTGGGCGCCGTGGCGACTTCCTCTGGCGCTTTTCCGTCGGCGGCGGGACGGGCTCCGGATCCGGACAGTGTGATGGAGGAGCAGGCGCTCCCCGAGCGGACGGACTCCCCGGAACAGCGGAAGGCCAAGAAGGGGGTGAACCTGCGCAAGAGCTTGGCTTGGGACAGCGCTTTTTTTACAAGTGAAG GTGTTCTCGACACTGAGGAATTGGCCATTGTAAACAGCACCTTCCGTAAGACGCAGGGTTCCAGGTTGCCTGGAATCGTGGAGGAAATGAGTAGATCGGGGGAATCAGCAACCTCAACTCTGGAAAGTGAATCCTGGGTGATGGAGAGCGTTGAGACTGAACTATTTGACAATGTCCGTGCTTCGATCCAGAGGTCTCTTGGCAAACCTGATAAAGTTCCAGGTCGGCCTGTTGCTGGCTCAAACCACCCAAAGGCCACAGCAAATGTACCTCGTGTTGCAGTTGCAG CTAGAAAAGGTGTTGATCGGATGCCCCAGCCAAAG ATAAGGGCCCCTGTTTCAACAAGCCAAGGAGCCGGTGTCAGACAAAGGGCCCAAGTCACCACCAAAGAGCCTGTGGCTGCACGAGTT AATTTACTAGGAGCTGCAGAAGCAAAGATATCCTCAAAACCTCCTAGAGCTTTGCCAAGAGTTGCTATGATGAGGTCATCAACTACCACAGCTGTCACCTCTGGGGTTTCAGACAAAAGAAGCAGCACTG GGGGTGCTGCCAACAGGCAGGCAGCTGGTAAAACTGCCAGTACTTCAGCTGGCCTGAGATCTGGCGGGGGTACAAAGTCTAGTTCAATCTCAAAATCAGGTCCCTTCACATCAGCAGCAACTTCTCATGGTGTGTCAATGGACACTAAGCCGGAAGCAAAAACCAAATCAGCAACCTTAAGCAACAAAAATAGGACTGCCCAGAGGGTCCCTGTTCATCCGCCATCAAAATCTGGTATCAGCAAAACTATTCCCTCAAGATCATCAGGGAACACGATTCCAGCTAAGGGCCATGCTGACCGTGCATCACCAAGCATTTCACCTAGCAGCTCCATGGACAGCATGAGCTCTGTCATATCTGGGGCTTCAACTGCTTCCACCGTAGGGAGGATGAGCCATACATCTGAGAGTTTAAATGGACTGTCCCCCTCCCTCAGGAAGAGCAATGACTGCCCTCCAACTCCAAAGCTTAGGCCTCCTGTTGTCACAGAGGGTCATTCATCTGGAACAGCAGCACCTGGAGTTAATTTAAAAGCTACTTCTGAAATGACCAACCAGAGAAAAGGTTTTAAGCCATCTGGGCTTCGGAGGCCCACACCCAAGATTGGTTATTTTGATGCT GAGAAATACATTGACCAAAACATCGGTGCACAGCTACAACCACAACCTTCAAAGGTCCAGTGTCTACCTGACACAACACAATTTCAGAGCATGAATGTGGATGCCGCACCAGCTACCTACGTCCAACAGGATTCAAAACTGACAGCAACACCTCATGAGGAAAGTTGTGCTTCCGAAAGTAAGGTCGTGAAGCTGCTGCCTCTTAAGGTGGAAGTAGAGCCTTTTAAGGTGGCGGAACCATGCACGCACCAGACTGATCCAGTTGtggtcagacccgaagca GTGCAACAGCAATCCATGGAGATCCAGTGCTTGCTATATGCCACACCAAACTCTCAGCAAACCTTTGGTCAACAAGTATTAGAACCTATAGTAGCACCTCATGAGGTTAGTGCTTGCAAAAGTAACACAGTAAAGACGCCTTTGGAAACTGTGCAAATGGAAGTAGAAGCGCCTCTAGAAGCAGTGCAATTGGAAGCAGAAGCTTTTAAGGTGGACAAACCTGAAGCGTGCAGACACCTGGTCAGTCCAATTGTGGTGAAACTCGAA GACAAATTCTGTGATcaaaatgctagagctcttgtcgcTGAACGTGAAGATTGCACGCTCATGACTGAGGCAGTGGTGGCACTGGCTACAGACTATTCAAAAGAGAACATTCCGGTTTTGCATGAGAATATACAAGCTAATGTGGATGCGAGTTCATTAGTTGAGGTGCTGACCCAGAAGTTATCCTCCATTTCTCTTGGGGAGGATAACTCTAACGTGGCTCTCAGGTCCTGCAGTGAATGA
- the LOC100240694 gene encoding Autophagy-related protein 8A — MARTSFKMEHDLEKRQSESARIRDKYPDRIPVIVEKAGKTDVPEIDKKKYLVPADLTVGQFVYVVRKRIKLSPEKAIFVFVKNTLPPTASLMSAIYEENKDEDGFLYMTYSGENTFGSA; from the exons ATGGCCAGGACCTCTTTCAAAATGGAGCACGACCTCG AGAAAAGGCAGTCCGAATCTGCCAGGATCAGGGATAAGTATCCCGACAGAATTCCT GTGATTGTTGAGAAAGCTGGCAAAACTGATGTCCCCGAGATTGATAAGAAGAA GTACCTTGTCCCTGCTGATCTCACTGTCGGCCAGTTTGTCTATGTGGTGAGGAAGAGAATCAAGCTGAGCCCAGAGAAGGCCATCTTTGTCTTTGTGAAGAACACCTTGCCACCAACTG CCTCTTTGATGTCTGCAATCTACGAAGAGAACAAGGACGAGGATGGCTTCCTTTACATGACCTACAGTGGTgaaaacaccttcggctctgcctAG
- the LOC103649250 gene encoding ATP synthase subunit gamma, chloroplastic-like produces MSPKGEICDVNGVCVDATEDELFRLTTKEGKLTVEHEKVKIETQPFSPVVHFEQDPVQILDALLPLYLNSQLLRALQESLASELAAQMSAMSSATDNAIELRKNLSIAYN; encoded by the coding sequence ATGTCCCCCAAAGGCGAGATCTGCGACGTCAACGGCGTCTGCGTGGACGCCACCGAGGACGAGCTCTTCCGCCTCACCACCAAGGAGGGGAAGCTCACCGTGGAGCACGAGAAGGTGAAGATCGAGACGCAGCCCTTCTCCCCTGTGGTGCATTTCGAGCAGGACCCCGTGCAGATCCTGGACGCGCTGCTCCCGCTCTACCTCAACAGCCAGCTCCTCCGTGCCCTGCAGGAGTCGCTCGCTAGCGAGCTCGCCGCCCAGATGAGCGCCATGAGCAGCGCCACCGACAATGCCATCGAGCTCCGCAAGAACCTCTCCATCGCTTACAACTGA